The proteins below come from a single Sorghum bicolor cultivar BTx623 chromosome 4, Sorghum_bicolor_NCBIv3, whole genome shotgun sequence genomic window:
- the LOC8074787 gene encoding surfeit locus protein 6 homolog: MGRKPSAAAAAIDHESLAATMPADLLAAADCGGIHGHALFFDALVQLIPPRFYLPSGDEDRPWYQGLSKAAKAAMKAKSRANVKAARRARLDPSAPPASTLDLLKKSVAGQAAEEEEEDQEEKSGEESEESGEEASSEDDGDAEDGVEEDEMEIAPAAVVSEDRSVTYEELKERLQRRIAELRGNRCTRPEFLNKPKKEKGKKSKAKNEKKGKGEGKKRKRDDDTEDGDGKDGKKVKKGAEEKQDIMYANVFVDPKEARRRKKRRVKNKKKALEQAKRLQEAKKDPEKASKIAWDTARRRAAGEKVHDDPKLIKESLKKEEKRQQKHAAQWKERQKTVDKQKKEKQKKRTENIRDRAHQKKMRKIEKREKKLMRPGFEGRKDGYVNE; encoded by the coding sequence ATGGGCAGGAaaccctccgccgccgccgcggcgatcGACCACGAATCCCTCGCGGCCACCATGCCCGCCGACCTCCTGGCCGCGGCCGACTGCGGTGGCATCCACGGGCATGCCCTCTTCTTCGACGCCCTCGTGCAGCTCATCCCGCCGCGCTTTTATCTCCCGTCCGGCGACGAGGACCGCCCGTGGTACCAGGGCCTGTCCAAGGCCGCCAAGGCGGCCATGAAGGCCAAGTCCCGCGCCAACGTCAAGGCCGCCCGCCGCGCACGCCTCGACCCCTCCGCGCCGCCCGCCtccaccctcgacctcctcaagAAGTCCGTCGCCGGCCAGGCggcggaggaagaggaggaggatcaGGAGGAGAAGTCAGGAGAAGAGAGCGAGGAATCTGGGGAGGAGGCAAGCTCCGAGGACGATGGTGATGCGGAAGACGGAGTGGAGGAGGATGAGATGGAGATTGCTCCGGCGGCAGTGGTGTCCGAGGACCGTTCGGTGACTTATGAGGAGCTGAAAGAACGCCTTCAACGCCGCATTGCTGAGCTTCGAGGCAACCGGTGCACCAGGCCTGAGTTCTTgaataagcccaagaaggagaaggggaagaagTCAAAGGCGAAGAATGAAAAGAAGGGGAAAGGTGAGGGCAAGAAGCGTAAGCGTGACGATGACACCGAAGATGGGGATGGCAAGGATGGGAAGAAGGTCAAGAAGGGGGCTGAGGAGAAGCAAGATATCATGTACGCGAATGTGTTTGTTGACCCAAAGGAAGCAAGGCGCAGGAAGAAGAGGAGGgttaagaacaagaagaaggcgctggAGCAGGCTAAACGGTTGCAAGAGGCTAAGAAGGATCCTGAGAAGGCAAGCAAGATTGCTTGGGATACAGCCAGAAGACGTGCTGCTGGGGAGAAGGTGCATGATGACCCCAAGCTGATTAAGGAGAGCTTGAAGAAGGAGGAAAAACGGCAGCAGAAGCATGCTGCACAGTGGAAGGAGAGGCAGAAGACTGTGGACAAGCAGAAGAAGGAGAAGCAGAAGAAAAGGACAGAGAACATCCGGGATCGGGCACACCAGAAGAAGATGCGCAAGATTGAGAAGCGCGAGAAAAAACTTATGCGCCCTGGGTTTGAGGGGCGGAAGGATGGTTATGTCAATGAGTAA